From one Marmota flaviventris isolate mMarFla1 chromosome 1, mMarFla1.hap1, whole genome shotgun sequence genomic stretch:
- the Hilpda gene encoding hypoxia-inducible lipid droplet-associated protein: MKNMLILYLLGVVLTLLSVFVRLMETLGALVESPLPGSTWNTRGQLTNTESPKGLPDHQSRGVQ, encoded by the coding sequence ATGAAGAATATGTTGATCCTTTACCTGCTAGGTGTGGTGTTGACCCTACTGTCCGTCTTTGTTAGACTGATGGAGACTTTGGGGGCCTTAGTGGAGAGCCCATTGCCAGGGAGTACATGGAACACCAGAGGTCAACTAACCAACACAGAGTCCCCCAAGGGCCTACCAGACCATCAATCCAGAGGGGTGCAGTAA